Proteins encoded within one genomic window of uncultured Draconibacterium sp.:
- a CDS encoding AMP-binding protein, translating into MIEKYLKQTAFTDFEDFKANYELIIPEDFNFAYDVVDGWAEKEPNKRALLWTNDKGESRSFTFGELKEITDRTAGYLSSLGIGKGDMVMAILKRRAEFWFTIIALHKIGAVIIPATHLLTKKDIVYRNNAATIKAIICDGDELITTHVNDALPESPSIEKVVSIGPVIPEGWEDFHKGIENAEPFQRPAEPTKNDDPIIVSFTSGTTGDPKMVVLDSAYPLAHIVTAKYWQNLHHDSLHLTIADTGWLKAVWGKLYGQWLVGASVFVYDHEKFTPSDILEVLSKYQVTSLCAPPTIFRFLIREEMSKYDLSALEWCTIAGEALNPEVYNKFHELTGIKLREGYGQSETTLSVFTSPWVEPKPGSMGLPSPHYDIDLLTSEGRSAEAGEQGQIVIRIDKNYPAGLFDGYYRNQQLTDEAMSDGIYYTGDLAWKDEDGYLWFVGRADDVIKSSGYRIGPFEVESALMTHPAVVECAITGVPDEIRGQIVKATVVLAPDYKKRASDELVKELQNHVKEVTAPYKYPRQIEFVDELPKTISGKIRRVEIRERDHVVS; encoded by the coding sequence ATGATTGAAAAATACTTAAAACAGACTGCTTTTACCGACTTTGAGGATTTTAAAGCCAATTACGAGTTAATTATTCCGGAGGATTTCAACTTTGCTTACGACGTTGTTGACGGCTGGGCAGAGAAAGAACCCAACAAGAGGGCTTTGCTCTGGACAAACGATAAAGGCGAAAGCCGTTCTTTTACTTTTGGCGAATTGAAAGAAATAACTGATCGTACTGCCGGTTATTTATCCTCGTTGGGAATTGGAAAAGGCGATATGGTTATGGCCATTTTGAAACGTCGTGCCGAGTTTTGGTTTACCATTATTGCCTTGCATAAGATAGGCGCGGTTATTATTCCAGCCACTCATTTGTTGACGAAAAAAGATATTGTTTACCGTAACAATGCTGCCACAATAAAAGCCATTATTTGCGATGGTGATGAACTGATCACCACTCACGTGAATGATGCTTTGCCCGAGTCACCATCCATAGAAAAAGTGGTGTCTATTGGCCCGGTTATTCCTGAAGGATGGGAAGATTTTCATAAAGGAATTGAAAATGCTGAGCCATTCCAACGTCCTGCTGAGCCTACAAAAAATGATGATCCGATAATTGTAAGTTTTACATCGGGAACCACGGGCGATCCGAAAATGGTGGTGCTCGACAGTGCTTATCCACTAGCACACATTGTAACAGCTAAATACTGGCAAAATCTTCATCACGACAGTCTCCACCTTACCATTGCCGACACCGGCTGGCTAAAAGCCGTTTGGGGAAAATTATACGGACAGTGGCTTGTTGGCGCTTCGGTTTTTGTTTACGATCATGAGAAATTTACGCCTTCCGATATTCTGGAAGTGCTTTCAAAATACCAGGTTACCTCGCTTTGTGCACCGCCAACTATTTTCCGTTTTCTGATCCGGGAGGAAATGAGTAAATACGATTTATCGGCACTGGAATGGTGTACGATTGCCGGCGAAGCTTTAAATCCGGAAGTTTACAACAAGTTTCATGAATTAACAGGAATTAAACTACGCGAGGGGTACGGACAAAGTGAAACAACCTTGTCGGTATTTACTTCACCATGGGTAGAACCAAAGCCGGGTTCGATGGGATTGCCAAGTCCGCACTACGATATTGATCTGCTAACTTCAGAAGGAAGATCCGCAGAAGCGGGTGAGCAGGGACAAATTGTAATTCGTATCGATAAAAATTATCCGGCAGGATTGTTCGACGGCTATTACCGCAATCAACAGTTAACTGACGAAGCTATGTCGGATGGAATTTATTACACCGGAGATTTAGCCTGGAAAGATGAGGATGGTTATTTGTGGTTTGTGGGGCGTGCCGACGATGTGATTAAAAGTTCGGGATACCGAATCGGGCCTTTCGAGGTGGAAAGTGCGTTGATGACACACCCTGCTGTAGTGGAATGTGCGATTACCGGAGTTCCCGACGAAATTCGTGGACAGATTGTGAAAGCTACCGTTGTTTTGGCGCCCGATTATAAAAAGCGTGCCAGCGATGAGTTGGTAAAAGAGTTGCAAAATCACGTAAAAGAGGTGACCGCTCCGTATAAATATCCGCGGCAAATTGAGTTCGTTGATGAGTTGCCAAAAACCATCAGCGGAAAAATTCGCCGGGTAGAGATTCGTGAGCGTGATCATGTAGTTTCGTAA
- a CDS encoding LysM peptidoglycan-binding domain-containing protein, with the protein MKRLVQNKPGSLIGIFVVLLLFVPLLNWGQDSINDEDFEQRLLQNIHQQVFEYPWNDAAFFPGKLELANRQEMKRELKDAKDYAHNPDAFATYFSVLDNLPAPDKAIFIKSFYFHQSEIKSELDKAGLGEDLQYLPATLSAFNSEAKSSFKRAGAWQLTHFQGVLNGLQINKLIDERLNVSKATHAAVLELKQNEAVFDHPKKAMLAFVFGKTKIKNLCRRAGGDDCSVNELLEVAPKEMTDFIAAYQATAAFLSQNKFIPEQELQKTAEAKVRLQTHFDQISAVLPISANELRFLNPQFPYSIIPEQASITLPEKLKQDFLFLQDSIYNGVDSTLFEVVAQKIEYPPAPNRQYVGEKVKDLEIEGKTKIKYTIKSGDVLGFIAEDYDVRVADLKYWNNIYDERKIQAGKTLDIFVDDENAEYYRGLQQQTTKKEKPETVVPDFVSATLPGIVIPESSRKVEHIVKSGESPYVIAQKYDGVTPEKILEWNSISDARKIQIGQKLIIYVQ; encoded by the coding sequence TTGAAACGATTAGTACAAAATAAGCCGGGTTCTTTAATTGGAATTTTTGTGGTTTTGCTGTTGTTTGTTCCCCTTTTAAATTGGGGGCAAGACAGTATTAACGACGAAGATTTCGAACAACGGTTGCTACAAAATATTCATCAGCAGGTTTTTGAATATCCATGGAACGATGCCGCTTTTTTTCCGGGGAAACTGGAGTTGGCAAATCGTCAGGAAATGAAGCGGGAACTAAAAGACGCGAAAGATTATGCACATAATCCGGATGCGTTTGCGACTTATTTTTCTGTTTTAGATAATTTGCCTGCACCCGATAAGGCAATTTTTATTAAAAGTTTCTATTTCCATCAATCTGAAATAAAAAGCGAGTTAGACAAAGCAGGTCTTGGCGAAGATTTACAATATTTGCCTGCGACACTTTCAGCATTTAATTCGGAAGCCAAAAGTTCGTTTAAACGTGCCGGCGCATGGCAACTGACACATTTTCAGGGGGTGTTAAATGGTTTGCAGATCAATAAACTTATTGATGAACGTCTGAATGTTTCAAAAGCGACTCACGCCGCTGTTCTGGAGTTGAAGCAGAATGAAGCTGTATTTGATCATCCGAAAAAAGCCATGCTGGCATTTGTTTTCGGAAAGACAAAAATTAAGAATCTTTGTCGGCGCGCAGGAGGTGATGATTGTTCTGTAAACGAGTTGTTGGAAGTAGCACCGAAAGAAATGACTGATTTTATTGCGGCCTACCAGGCAACAGCAGCATTTTTGAGTCAGAATAAATTTATACCTGAACAGGAGCTGCAAAAAACGGCAGAAGCAAAAGTACGCCTGCAAACGCATTTTGATCAGATTAGTGCAGTTTTGCCGATTTCAGCGAATGAACTTCGCTTTTTAAATCCACAATTTCCATACTCAATCATTCCGGAACAGGCATCGATTACCTTACCTGAAAAATTGAAACAAGACTTTCTGTTTTTGCAGGACTCCATTTATAATGGTGTCGACTCAACGCTGTTTGAAGTGGTGGCGCAAAAAATTGAATACCCGCCGGCACCCAACCGTCAGTATGTTGGAGAAAAGGTAAAAGACCTGGAAATTGAAGGAAAAACGAAAATCAAATACACCATAAAATCGGGCGATGTGCTGGGGTTTATTGCTGAAGATTACGATGTGCGTGTAGCCGATTTAAAATACTGGAACAATATTTACGACGAACGCAAAATTCAGGCGGGTAAAACGCTTGATATTTTTGTCGATGATGAAAATGCAGAATATTATCGTGGCCTTCAGCAACAAACGACTAAAAAAGAGAAACCGGAAACTGTTGTTCCTGATTTTGTTTCTGCAACTTTACCGGGGATTGTAATTCCTGAGTCATCGAGAAAAGTTGAGCACATTGTAAAAAGTGGCGAGTCGCCTTATGTAATCGCCCAAAAATACGATGGCGTAACTCCCGAGAAAATATTGGAATGGAACAGCATCAGCGATGCGCGTAAAATTCAAATCGGTCAGAAATTAATCATTTACGTTCAATGA
- a CDS encoding GDSL-type esterase/lipase family protein, translating to MLLSTSVYAQQDSYFYHVNQYNFVRYDRNEMHYPGDRTNANRFYSKLEQLVTTGEGRVNIVQIGGSHIQAGSFSGQMRNRFQQLNGEMNAGWGYMFPYRISRTNSPFGYYIRYNGYWKSFRNVERKKSGTLGVGGMSATTSSPKAELTILLEEENELDYSFNKLRIWYENKAKNYSVNVDPALVKNKVKTDNYVDFELNQWVDSLKITLEKEYNSQGNFTLLGMTTESNPNGVMYHSIGVNGAHVPAFLRCQLFTEQLAELNPDLVILGLGINDAYGRRFSQARFEDHYGQLIDKIKAAAPNALIVFTTNNDSYLYRRYVNKNGEKVQDSMFKMAKKYNAGVWDMFSVMGGLNSIVLWQNNGLARSDKIHFTREGYLMIADLFFGAMMKDFENFILNKKELTDNGQTVPPVSATLRTTESLASTVPLQVGGRQEPVVSEKHLRMSGGNNNE from the coding sequence ATGCTGCTATCTACTTCAGTTTACGCTCAGCAAGACAGCTATTTCTATCACGTTAACCAATACAACTTCGTTCGTTACGACCGAAACGAAATGCATTATCCCGGAGACCGGACAAATGCCAACCGCTTTTATTCAAAGCTGGAACAGTTGGTAACTACCGGCGAAGGACGTGTAAACATTGTACAAATTGGTGGCTCACATATTCAGGCAGGCTCGTTTTCTGGACAAATGCGCAACCGTTTTCAGCAGCTTAACGGCGAAATGAATGCCGGTTGGGGCTATATGTTTCCTTATCGAATTTCGCGCACCAATTCGCCTTTTGGATATTACATTCGCTACAACGGATACTGGAAAAGTTTCAGGAACGTGGAGCGCAAGAAAAGCGGAACTCTTGGTGTTGGCGGTATGTCGGCAACTACAAGTTCGCCAAAAGCCGAGCTCACTATTTTATTGGAAGAAGAAAATGAATTGGATTACAGCTTTAATAAGTTGAGAATCTGGTATGAAAATAAAGCGAAGAATTATTCAGTAAATGTTGATCCTGCCTTGGTGAAAAACAAGGTTAAAACTGATAATTATGTTGATTTTGAACTTAACCAGTGGGTCGACAGTCTGAAAATTACCTTGGAAAAAGAATACAATTCGCAGGGTAATTTTACGTTGCTGGGAATGACCACCGAATCGAATCCAAATGGTGTGATGTACCACAGTATTGGAGTAAACGGAGCGCACGTTCCTGCATTTTTACGTTGTCAGCTTTTTACCGAACAACTGGCAGAGCTTAATCCTGATCTGGTTATTCTGGGACTGGGAATTAACGATGCTTACGGACGCCGTTTTTCGCAAGCTCGCTTTGAAGATCATTATGGACAACTTATAGATAAAATAAAAGCTGCTGCGCCAAATGCATTAATTGTGTTCACTACAAACAACGACAGTTACCTGTATCGCCGGTATGTGAATAAAAATGGCGAAAAGGTACAGGACAGCATGTTTAAAATGGCTAAAAAATACAATGCCGGTGTTTGGGATATGTTTTCGGTAATGGGCGGTTTGAATTCCATAGTACTGTGGCAAAACAACGGCCTGGCACGAAGCGATAAAATTCACTTTACCCGCGAAGGTTATTTAATGATCGCCGACCTGTTTTTCGGGGCAATGATGAAGGATTTTGAGAATTTCATTCTTAATAAAAAGGAGCTCACAGATAATGGGCAAACCGTACCCCCCGTTTCGGCCACACTCCGTACAACGGAGTCGCTGGCCTCAACTGTCCCTCTACAAGTAGGGGGACGACAGGAGCCGGTGGTTTCAGAGAAACACCTGCGGATGTCGGGGGGTAACAATAACGAATAA
- a CDS encoding DPP IV N-terminal domain-containing protein translates to MRRILIILFLFVQAFAFAQTKQMSLEDAVYGRYTYLYPESMTGLQWMDDEHFSFVEDKSIIAESAKSGEKNTVVSLNELNEITGANLKRIPSYRWISKTDLLISSAKKYWMIDIDQKEVKFQIELPEEASNANFSEEGQFVAFTQGDDLFVRLADGTINQITSDGGKGIVNGQTVHRNEFGISGGIFNSPEGNFVAFYRKDESMVKDYPLVDFMAREAEYTPVKYPMAGMASHHVTLGVYNLESGKTTFLKTGEPLDHFLTNVAWSPDEKYIYMAELNREQNHMQLNCYDVATGDKVKTLFEESSDTYVEPLFPIQFSKVNPNEFYYLSRQDGWFHVYKYNTDGELVPQITKGEWEVTNMLGFDAKEKTLFIEATIDDPLQNNIYKVDVKSGKTERLSSETGVHSGNLSPEAGYILDRWSAKEVPGKINLVSANGKDTRTIFESEDPLKDYQLGENKLATLKTKDGKYDLHGRLILPNDFDPAKKYPVVVYVYGGPHSQLVTKSWHNQARWWQYYMAAQGYIAFTLDNRGTLNRGRAFETAIHRNLGVVETEDQMQGIEYLLSLPYVDADRIGVHGWSYGGFMTLNLKLKHPEIFKVAVAGGPVVDWSMYEVMYGERYMDMPQENPEGYKNANMTNYVENLEGKLMLIHGVQDETVVMQHSMKFLRECVKQNKQVDFFAYPIHPHNVRGKDRIHLMEKVSQYFFENL, encoded by the coding sequence ATGCGTCGAATACTAATTATTCTTTTCCTTTTTGTTCAGGCTTTTGCTTTTGCCCAAACCAAACAAATGAGTCTGGAAGATGCCGTTTACGGGCGGTACACGTATTTGTATCCCGAATCTATGACCGGATTGCAATGGATGGATGACGAACATTTCTCTTTTGTTGAAGATAAATCTATCATCGCTGAATCGGCAAAATCAGGCGAAAAAAATACTGTTGTTTCGCTCAACGAGTTGAATGAAATTACGGGTGCAAACTTAAAACGCATTCCATCATATCGCTGGATCAGCAAAACGGATCTACTGATTTCATCCGCTAAAAAATATTGGATGATTGATATTGATCAAAAGGAAGTGAAATTTCAGATTGAACTCCCTGAAGAAGCAAGCAATGCGAATTTCTCTGAAGAAGGACAATTTGTGGCTTTCACACAAGGAGATGATTTATTTGTAAGGCTGGCTGACGGAACAATAAACCAAATAACCAGCGATGGAGGCAAGGGAATTGTAAACGGACAAACCGTACACCGCAACGAGTTTGGTATTTCCGGTGGTATTTTTAATTCGCCCGAAGGAAATTTTGTGGCTTTCTACCGCAAAGACGAAAGTATGGTAAAAGATTATCCGCTGGTGGATTTTATGGCACGCGAAGCTGAATACACGCCCGTGAAATATCCGATGGCCGGAATGGCAAGTCACCATGTAACGCTGGGCGTTTATAATTTGGAAAGTGGAAAAACAACTTTCCTGAAAACCGGTGAACCACTCGATCATTTTCTTACGAATGTGGCCTGGTCGCCCGATGAAAAATACATTTATATGGCGGAACTTAACCGCGAACAAAACCACATGCAATTGAATTGTTACGATGTGGCAACCGGTGATAAGGTGAAGACTCTTTTTGAAGAATCGTCGGATACATACGTGGAGCCGCTTTTCCCCATTCAGTTTTCGAAAGTAAATCCGAACGAATTTTATTACCTGAGCCGCCAGGATGGATGGTTTCATGTATACAAATACAATACCGATGGTGAGCTGGTTCCGCAGATTACAAAAGGAGAATGGGAAGTAACCAATATGCTTGGTTTCGATGCCAAAGAAAAGACATTATTTATTGAGGCTACAATTGACGATCCATTGCAAAACAACATTTATAAGGTAGATGTAAAATCAGGAAAAACAGAACGACTTTCATCAGAAACAGGTGTACATAGCGGAAACTTAAGCCCGGAAGCTGGTTATATTTTAGATCGCTGGTCGGCCAAAGAAGTGCCGGGAAAAATTAATTTAGTCTCTGCAAACGGAAAAGACACGCGAACAATTTTTGAGTCGGAAGATCCCCTAAAAGATTACCAGTTGGGCGAAAACAAACTGGCAACCTTAAAAACTAAGGACGGAAAATACGACTTGCATGGGCGATTGATTCTACCGAATGATTTTGATCCGGCGAAAAAATATCCGGTTGTCGTATATGTTTATGGCGGGCCGCACTCGCAACTGGTAACTAAAAGCTGGCACAATCAGGCACGCTGGTGGCAATATTATATGGCGGCGCAGGGCTACATTGCGTTTACGCTTGATAACCGCGGTACTCTAAATCGTGGTCGTGCTTTCGAGACAGCTATTCACCGAAATTTGGGCGTGGTGGAAACCGAAGACCAAATGCAGGGAATTGAATATTTACTTTCATTGCCTTATGTTGATGCCGATAGGATTGGCGTTCACGGGTGGAGCTACGGTGGTTTTATGACGCTGAACTTAAAGCTGAAGCATCCCGAGATTTTTAAAGTGGCAGTTGCCGGTGGACCGGTGGTTGACTGGAGCATGTACGAAGTGATGTACGGCGAGCGCTACATGGATATGCCACAGGAAAATCCGGAAGGATATAAAAATGCTAACATGACTAATTATGTGGAGAACCTGGAGGGAAAACTGATGCTGATTCATGGGGTGCAGGACGAAACGGTTGTAATGCAACACAGTATGAAATTCTTGCGCGAATGTGTGAAACAGAACAAGCAGGTCGACTTTTTTGCTTACCCTATTCATCCGCATAATGTGCGTGGAAAAGACCGCATACACCTGATGGAGAAGGTAAGTCAGTATTTCTTCGAGAACTTATAG
- a CDS encoding cupin domain-containing protein — protein sequence MNGQIKEIAMRLRGLRDMLNISVDEIATSCRVSAEEYEGYESGKTDIPVGVLENISKKYNIELTALLFGDEPHMKSFYLTRAGQGTAMERTRAYKYQALASGFTGRKADPFIVTIEPDAEEKPIHLNSHNGQEMNYVLEGKMLLSVGGHEFTLNEGDSLYFDATLPHGMKALEGKTVKFLAVIL from the coding sequence ATGAACGGACAAATTAAAGAGATAGCCATGAGGCTAAGAGGTTTACGCGATATGCTCAATATTTCTGTTGACGAAATAGCAACCAGTTGCCGGGTGTCCGCCGAAGAATACGAGGGATACGAAAGCGGGAAAACGGATATTCCGGTTGGTGTTCTTGAAAACATTTCGAAAAAATATAACATTGAATTGACGGCATTGCTGTTTGGCGATGAGCCTCATATGAAATCGTTCTATCTCACCCGGGCAGGGCAGGGAACTGCCATGGAACGTACCCGGGCATATAAATACCAGGCGCTGGCATCGGGGTTTACAGGACGAAAAGCTGATCCGTTTATTGTAACCATTGAGCCGGATGCTGAAGAAAAACCAATTCATCTGAATAGTCACAACGGACAGGAAATGAACTATGTTTTGGAAGGCAAAATGCTGCTGAGTGTCGGAGGACACGAATTCACACTGAACGAAGGAGACAGCCTTTATTTTGACGCTACACTTCCGCATGGAATGAAAGCATTGGAGGGGAAAACGGTAAAATTTTTGGCCGTAATTCTATAA
- a CDS encoding GDSL-type esterase/lipase family protein, whose protein sequence is MKPLQTLIFTLSVIALLAGAMWLMPDDGFGVGEMTFHMPTFSEMLGADDVEYADVSEIIAQQFEIDSLVDIERDTIAGDTILEVIHRADYDTLVQSVRRIEITDAGKENLYRFFDHLKNDSLVRIMHYGDSQIEGDRITAFLRNKFQVKFGGTGVGLRPALQPYDYVFSANQVNSDNWKRYPIYGKVDSTVENSRYGVMGAFSRYAPLASDTIPFKDSIIYEAEMNVSKSDISYKRTREYENMRLFYGHTKRPVAVQLMARGDTVLIDTLVADTMYAVLECELPDSTTSVTLKFSGYDGPDVYGIELASKKGVIMDNIALRGSSGTIFTKADYELSLRMYNDLNPKFFILQFGGNVIPYIKDKKAIERYGRWFGSQIRRINSLCPDAAILVIGPSDMSTKKKDKYVTYKHLPQVVEMLKQVALENNCAYWDMYEAMGGHNSMPSWVNAQPELARPDYVHFSARGARLVANMFYNALILEYNNYLEEEM, encoded by the coding sequence ATGAAACCACTACAAACATTAATATTTACTTTGAGCGTAATTGCATTGTTAGCAGGCGCTATGTGGCTGATGCCTGACGATGGTTTCGGGGTAGGTGAAATGACATTTCACATGCCAACTTTTTCGGAAATGCTCGGTGCCGATGATGTGGAATATGCTGACGTTTCAGAGATTATAGCGCAACAGTTTGAGATCGATTCGCTGGTGGATATTGAACGGGACACCATTGCCGGAGATACCATTCTTGAAGTGATTCATCGGGCAGATTATGATACGCTGGTGCAATCGGTGCGGCGTATAGAAATTACAGATGCCGGAAAAGAAAACCTGTACCGCTTTTTTGATCATTTGAAAAACGATTCGCTGGTTCGAATTATGCATTACGGCGACAGCCAGATTGAAGGCGACCGTATTACAGCTTTCCTGAGAAATAAATTTCAGGTGAAATTTGGCGGAACCGGAGTTGGTTTGCGTCCGGCTTTGCAACCTTATGATTATGTTTTTAGTGCCAATCAAGTCAACTCCGACAACTGGAAACGTTACCCTATTTACGGGAAGGTAGACTCAACGGTAGAGAACAGTCGATATGGTGTAATGGGAGCTTTCTCGCGTTATGCACCTTTGGCCAGCGACACAATTCCGTTTAAAGATTCAATAATTTACGAGGCAGAAATGAATGTCTCGAAATCAGATATTTCATATAAACGTACCCGCGAATACGAAAATATGCGATTGTTTTATGGGCATACAAAACGTCCGGTTGCCGTTCAGTTAATGGCTCGTGGCGATACGGTTTTAATTGATACGCTTGTGGCGGACACCATGTACGCCGTGCTTGAATGTGAATTGCCCGACTCAACAACCAGTGTCACATTAAAATTCTCGGGTTACGATGGCCCCGATGTGTACGGAATTGAACTGGCCTCAAAAAAAGGAGTTATCATGGATAACATTGCCTTGCGCGGTAGTTCCGGTACCATCTTTACAAAAGCCGATTATGAGCTGAGTTTGAGGATGTACAATGATCTGAATCCAAAGTTTTTTATTCTGCAGTTTGGAGGAAACGTAATTCCATATATTAAAGATAAGAAAGCGATTGAACGTTATGGCCGCTGGTTTGGCAGTCAGATACGAAGAATAAATTCCTTGTGTCCCGATGCGGCAATTCTGGTAATTGGGCCAAGCGATATGTCGACAAAGAAAAAGGACAAATATGTTACCTACAAACATTTACCGCAGGTGGTGGAAATGCTCAAACAGGTAGCGTTGGAAAATAACTGTGCTTATTGGGATATGTACGAAGCGATGGGAGGTCACAACAGTATGCCGTCGTGGGTGAATGCTCAACCCGAATTGGCACGGCCCGATTATGTGCATTTCTCGGCACGTGGAGCCCGATTGGTTGCCAATATGTTCTACAATGCATTGATTCTGGAGTACAACAATTATTTGGAGGAGGAGATGTAA
- a CDS encoding von Willebrand factor type A domain-containing protein, which translates to MKQIVISLALFLVFSGIGLATEQRIISGTVSDETGVPLPGVTVMVENTSRGTITDLNGYYSIGVNPQDKKLVFSFIGMETEKIRISKEDTINVKMINAQVACEEVVVIGYGSKRKVQLTSSVAMVPAGRSSALIRYDDSDWNTENYCTIHENGFKNVSVNPLSTFSVDVDNASYSNVRRYLNSGQLPPTDAVRIEEMINYFSYDYPEPTGEHPFSVLTEVSTCPWNSENYLMHIGLKGKSIDKSELPPSNLVFLLDVSGSMNSPYKLPLLKRAFKMLVNELRPNDRVAIVVYAGAAGKVLDSTPGNEKTKILDALEKLSAGGSTAGGAGIKLAYKIAEENIIEGGNNRIILATDGDFNVGVSSTSEMERLVEQKRENGVFVSVLGFGSGNIKDDKMETIADKGNGNYAYIDNIQEARKVFVSEFGGTLFTIAKDVKFQLEFNPKQVKAYRLVGYENRLLNDEDFNDDKKDAGEIGAGHTVTALYEIVPAGADGNAPSIDPLKYQTSKTVSGKTGDELLTIKLRYKNPDERKSQLLELPIQNELKEKTSDDFRFSAAVASFGMLLRKSEFIGNTTIDSVVKFAEGAKGSDAEGYRSEFIRLAKTVEDLELLAEEK; encoded by the coding sequence ATGAAACAAATAGTTATTTCACTGGCCTTGTTTCTTGTGTTTTCGGGCATAGGATTGGCAACAGAGCAACGAATTATTTCGGGAACAGTTAGCGATGAAACAGGAGTTCCGCTTCCTGGTGTTACGGTGATGGTTGAAAATACATCGCGGGGAACAATTACTGATCTGAATGGATATTACAGCATCGGCGTTAATCCTCAGGATAAAAAACTGGTCTTTTCGTTTATTGGAATGGAAACAGAGAAAATACGAATAAGTAAAGAGGATACGATAAATGTAAAAATGATCAACGCTCAGGTTGCATGTGAAGAAGTGGTGGTGATTGGTTATGGAAGTAAAAGGAAGGTTCAGTTAACCAGCAGTGTTGCAATGGTGCCGGCAGGTCGTTCTTCCGCTTTAATTAGATATGATGATTCGGATTGGAATACTGAAAACTATTGCACAATTCATGAAAATGGTTTCAAAAATGTTAGTGTAAATCCCCTGTCTACTTTTTCTGTTGATGTTGACAATGCCTCGTATTCCAATGTTCGCAGGTATTTGAATTCAGGACAGCTGCCACCAACCGATGCAGTTCGTATTGAAGAGATGATCAACTATTTTTCGTACGATTATCCGGAACCGACGGGTGAACACCCGTTTAGTGTGTTAACAGAAGTTTCGACCTGCCCGTGGAACAGCGAAAATTACCTGATGCATATTGGTTTAAAAGGAAAAAGTATAGATAAAAGTGAACTACCTCCTTCAAACCTGGTGTTTTTGCTCGATGTTTCCGGCTCGATGAATTCGCCTTATAAATTACCCTTATTAAAACGTGCTTTTAAAATGCTGGTAAACGAGCTTCGTCCGAACGATCGTGTGGCGATTGTGGTTTATGCAGGAGCAGCTGGAAAAGTGCTGGATTCTACACCTGGCAATGAAAAGACAAAAATTCTGGATGCCCTTGAAAAATTGAGTGCAGGCGGCTCAACAGCCGGAGGAGCCGGTATAAAACTGGCTTACAAAATTGCAGAAGAGAACATTATTGAAGGTGGAAACAATCGCATTATTCTTGCTACCGATGGTGATTTTAATGTTGGAGTATCGAGTACTTCGGAGATGGAACGATTGGTGGAACAAAAACGCGAAAATGGTGTGTTTGTTTCTGTTTTAGGTTTTGGCTCCGGCAACATTAAAGACGATAAAATGGAAACGATCGCCGACAAAGGAAACGGGAACTATGCTTATATCGACAATATTCAGGAAGCACGAAAAGTTTTTGTAAGCGAATTTGGAGGAACGCTTTTCACCATCGCCAAAGATGTAAAATTTCAGTTGGAATTTAATCCGAAACAAGTGAAAGCGTATCGTTTGGTGGGTTACGAAAACCGTTTACTGAATGATGAGGATTTTAACGATGATAAAAAAGATGCAGGTGAAATTGGGGCAGGACATACGGTTACAGCACTTTACGAAATTGTTCCGGCCGGAGCAGATGGAAATGCTCCTTCAATTGATCCGCTCAAATATCAAACAAGCAAAACTGTTTCGGGAAAAACCGGTGATGAATTACTGACGATAAAATTGCGTTATAAAAATCCTGATGAAAGAAAAAGTCAGTTGTTAGAATTGCCGATACAAAACGAATTAAAGGAAAAAACATCGGATGATTTTCGTTTTTCGGCAGCTGTTGCTTCATTTGGAATGTTGTTGCGAAAGTCAGAGTTTATCGGAAATACCACCATTGATTCGGTAGTGAAATTTGCCGAGGGAGCAAAAGGATCAGATGCTGAAGGTTATCGCAGCGAGTTTATCCGTTTGGCAAAAACTGTTGAAGACCTGGAATTGCTGGCAGAAGAGAAATAA